From the Paraburkholderia sp. PREW-6R genome, one window contains:
- a CDS encoding methyltransferase domain-containing protein: MSDPIEPSATDFTTRDPDSPAFWDERFERRFMPWDQAGVPSAFQAFASRHSGAAVLIPGCGSAYEALWLAGQGSPVKAIDFSPAAVAAAREQLGAQYAHLVEQADFFAFEPPFEPAWVYERAFLCALPPGRRTDYARRMAELVPKGALLAGFFFFGATRKGPPFGIERAELDALLTPYFDLIEDEAVNDSIPVFAGRERWLTWRRRG; encoded by the coding sequence ATGAGCGATCCGATCGAGCCTTCCGCAACAGATTTCACGACTCGCGATCCGGATTCGCCCGCGTTCTGGGACGAGCGTTTCGAGCGCCGTTTCATGCCGTGGGACCAGGCCGGCGTGCCATCGGCATTTCAGGCGTTTGCTTCGCGTCACAGTGGCGCGGCAGTGCTGATTCCCGGTTGCGGAAGCGCGTACGAGGCGCTCTGGCTGGCCGGGCAGGGTAGCCCCGTCAAGGCAATCGACTTTTCGCCGGCTGCGGTTGCGGCGGCGCGTGAACAACTGGGTGCGCAGTATGCACACCTCGTCGAGCAGGCCGATTTTTTTGCTTTCGAGCCGCCGTTCGAGCCGGCATGGGTCTATGAGCGCGCGTTTCTTTGCGCGTTGCCGCCAGGCCGGCGGACCGATTACGCGCGGCGCATGGCCGAACTCGTGCCGAAAGGCGCATTGCTCGCGGGATTCTTTTTCTTCGGGGCCACGCGGAAGGGTCCGCCTTTCGGTATCGAACGCGCCGAACTCGACGCGCTGCTCACGCCGTATTTCGACCTGATCGAAGACGAAGCGGTGAACGACTCGATTCCCGTATTTGCTGGACGTGAGCGCTGGCTCACATGGCGGCGGCGCGGGTAA
- a CDS encoding zinc ribbon domain-containing protein codes for MPIYAYRCESCGFGKDVLQKMSDPQLTQCPECGKDTFRKQVTAAGFQLKGSGWYVTDFRGGNSGAAAAAKPDADGASNGNAGGAGEKAAANGESAKSDAAPASSTAAAGSSAASAAPATPAAAPAASGGSGSGS; via the coding sequence ATGCCGATCTACGCTTATCGTTGTGAGTCATGCGGCTTCGGGAAGGACGTCCTTCAGAAGATGAGCGACCCGCAGTTGACGCAATGTCCCGAATGCGGGAAAGACACGTTTCGCAAACAGGTGACGGCTGCGGGCTTTCAGTTGAAGGGCTCGGGGTGGTACGTCACGGATTTCCGCGGCGGCAATAGCGGCGCTGCCGCGGCGGCCAAGCCGGACGCGGACGGCGCGTCGAATGGAAATGCTGGCGGTGCCGGCGAGAAAGCCGCCGCCAATGGCGAGAGCGCCAAATCCGACGCGGCACCGGCCAGTAGCACGGCTGCGGCGGGTTCGTCGGCCGCCTCGGCTGCGCCGGCAACGCCCGCGGCCGCACCGGCCGCTTCAGGCGGCTCCGGCAGCGGCTCGTAG
- a CDS encoding DUF502 domain-containing protein, whose protein sequence is MTTKKTTLKSVFLTGLLVLVPLAITLWVLGLIIGTMDQTLLLLPESWQPERVFGFRLPGLGAVLTLAFIFVVGLLTQNFIGQKLVKWWELVVGHIPVVGPIYTSVKQVSDTLLSSSGNAFRKALLIEYPRRGSYTIAFLTGIPGGDVVNHLKEDHVSVYVPTTPNPTSGFFLMVPKSEVVELDMTVDAALKYIVSMGVVAPSAPPAPVRRTTVEPPL, encoded by the coding sequence ATGACGACGAAAAAAACGACGCTCAAATCGGTGTTCCTGACCGGCCTGCTGGTGCTGGTGCCTCTGGCTATCACACTGTGGGTGCTCGGTCTGATCATCGGCACGATGGACCAGACGCTGTTGCTGCTGCCCGAGTCATGGCAGCCGGAGCGTGTCTTCGGTTTCCGCCTGCCAGGTCTAGGCGCGGTGTTGACACTCGCGTTCATCTTCGTGGTCGGTCTGCTGACGCAAAACTTCATCGGGCAGAAGCTCGTGAAGTGGTGGGAACTCGTGGTCGGGCACATCCCGGTGGTGGGTCCGATCTACACCAGCGTCAAGCAGGTGTCCGACACGTTGCTGTCCAGCAGCGGCAACGCGTTTCGCAAGGCGCTTCTGATCGAGTACCCGCGCCGCGGTTCGTACACCATTGCGTTCCTGACCGGCATTCCCGGCGGCGACGTGGTGAACCACCTGAAAGAAGATCACGTCAGCGTGTACGTGCCGACCACGCCGAACCCCACGTCCGGCTTCTTCCTGATGGTGCCGAAAAGCGAAGTAGTCGAGCTCGACATGACTGTCGACGCCGCGCTCAAGTACATCGTGTCGATGGGCGTGGTGGCGCCGTCCGCGCCGCCGGCGCCGGTGCGCCGCACGACAGTCGAGCCTCCGCTGTAA
- the aspS gene encoding aspartate--tRNA ligase, whose amino-acid sequence MSMRSEYCGLVTEELLGQSVSLCGWVSRRRDHGGVIFIDLRDREGLVQVVCDPDRAEMFKAAEGVRNEFCLQIKGVVRARPEGTTNPALKSGKIEVLCHELNVLNASITPPFQLDDDNLSETTRLTHRVLDLRRPQMQHNLRLRYRVAIEARKYLDSLGFIDIETPMLTKSTPEGARDYLVPSRTNPGQFFALPQSPQLFKQLLMVANFDRYYQIVKCFRDEDLRADRQPEFTQIDCETSFLDEQEIRDLFEAMIRHVFKETIGVSLDEKFPVMLYSEAMRRFGSDKPDLRVKLEFTDLTDAVRDVDFKVFSTPANTKDGRVAAIRVPKGGELSRGDIDSYTEFVRIYGAKGLAWIKVNEVAKGRDGLQSPIVKNLHDEAVKAIIERTGAQDGDIIFFAADRAKVVNDSLGALRLKIGHSEFGKANGLVETGWKPLWVIDFPMFEYDEEDNRYVAAHHPFTSPKDEHLEYLETDPARCLAKAYDMVLNGWEIGGGSVRIHREEVQSKVFRALKIGAEEAQAKFGFLLDALQYGAPPHGGIAFGLDRIVTMMAGADSIRDVIAFPKTQRAQCLLTQAPSEVDERQLRELHIRLRTPEPKA is encoded by the coding sequence ATGTCGATGAGATCTGAATACTGCGGTCTGGTGACCGAAGAACTGCTGGGCCAATCCGTTTCGCTGTGCGGCTGGGTAAGCCGCCGCCGCGACCATGGCGGCGTTATCTTCATCGACCTGCGCGATCGCGAAGGGCTCGTCCAGGTCGTCTGCGACCCGGATCGCGCAGAGATGTTCAAGGCCGCCGAAGGCGTGCGCAACGAATTCTGCCTGCAGATCAAGGGTGTGGTTCGCGCGCGTCCGGAAGGCACGACGAACCCGGCGCTCAAGAGCGGCAAGATCGAAGTGCTCTGCCACGAACTGAACGTGCTGAACGCGTCGATCACGCCGCCGTTCCAGCTCGACGACGACAACCTGTCGGAAACCACGCGCCTCACGCATCGCGTGCTGGACCTGCGCCGCCCGCAAATGCAGCACAACCTGCGTCTGCGTTACCGCGTCGCGATCGAAGCGCGCAAGTACCTCGACTCGCTGGGCTTCATCGACATCGAAACGCCGATGCTCACCAAGAGCACGCCGGAAGGCGCGCGCGACTACCTGGTGCCGTCGCGTACGAACCCGGGTCAGTTCTTCGCGCTGCCGCAGTCGCCGCAGCTGTTCAAGCAGTTGCTGATGGTCGCCAACTTCGATCGCTACTACCAGATCGTCAAATGTTTCCGCGACGAAGACCTGCGCGCCGACCGTCAGCCTGAGTTCACGCAGATCGACTGCGAAACATCGTTCCTCGACGAGCAGGAAATTCGTGACCTGTTCGAAGCGATGATCCGCCACGTTTTCAAGGAAACGATCGGCGTGTCGCTGGACGAAAAATTCCCGGTCATGCTTTATTCGGAAGCGATGCGCCGCTTTGGTTCGGACAAGCCGGACCTGCGCGTGAAGCTCGAATTCACGGACCTCACGGACGCGGTGCGCGACGTCGACTTCAAGGTGTTCAGCACGCCGGCCAACACGAAAGACGGCCGCGTTGCGGCGATCCGCGTGCCGAAGGGCGGCGAACTGTCACGTGGCGACATCGACAGCTACACGGAATTCGTGCGTATCTACGGCGCGAAGGGTCTGGCGTGGATCAAGGTCAACGAAGTGGCGAAGGGCCGTGACGGTCTGCAAAGCCCGATCGTCAAGAACCTGCACGATGAAGCGGTCAAGGCGATCATCGAGCGCACCGGCGCGCAAGACGGCGACATCATTTTCTTCGCAGCGGATCGCGCGAAGGTGGTGAACGACAGCCTCGGCGCACTGCGTCTGAAAATCGGTCACTCGGAATTCGGCAAGGCGAATGGCCTCGTGGAAACCGGCTGGAAGCCGCTGTGGGTGATCGACTTCCCGATGTTCGAGTACGACGAGGAAGACAATCGCTACGTGGCCGCGCATCACCCGTTCACGAGCCCGAAGGACGAGCACCTCGAGTACCTCGAAACGGACCCGGCGCGTTGCCTCGCGAAGGCCTACGACATGGTGCTGAACGGCTGGGAAATCGGCGGTGGTTCGGTGCGTATTCACCGTGAAGAAGTGCAGAGCAAAGTGTTCCGCGCGCTGAAGATCGGTGCGGAAGAGGCGCAGGCCAAGTTCGGCTTCCTGCTCGACGCGCTGCAATATGGCGCGCCGCCGCACGGTGGTATTGCGTTCGGTCTGGACCGCATCGTCACGATGATGGCCGGCGCCGACTCGATCCGCGACGTGATCGCGTTCCCGAAGACGCAACGCGCGCAGTGTCTGCTCACGCAGGCGCCGAGCGAAGTGGACGAGCGTCAGTTGCGCGAGTTGCACATCCGTCTGCGTACGCCGGAACCGAAGGCATAA
- the nudB gene encoding dihydroneopterin triphosphate diphosphatase, producing MQKPPKIPQSVLVVVHTPALDVLLIERADHAGFWQSVTGSKDRLDEPLAETAAREVAEETGIRIGTSLVPQSALFDWQYSIEYEIYPEFRHRYAEGVIHNTEHWFSVQVPEQLEVRLAPREHTAFVWLPYDEAASRCFSSSNADAILQLPARLERRAKERGR from the coding sequence ATGCAGAAACCGCCGAAGATTCCGCAATCCGTTCTCGTCGTCGTCCATACGCCCGCACTCGACGTTCTGCTCATCGAGCGCGCCGATCATGCCGGCTTCTGGCAGTCGGTCACCGGTTCCAAAGACAGGCTCGACGAACCGCTTGCGGAAACGGCCGCACGCGAAGTCGCCGAGGAGACCGGCATACGGATCGGCACCTCGCTCGTGCCGCAAAGCGCGCTATTCGACTGGCAATATTCGATCGAATACGAGATCTATCCCGAGTTCCGGCATCGTTATGCCGAGGGCGTCATTCACAATACCGAGCACTGGTTCAGCGTGCAGGTGCCCGAGCAACTCGAGGTCAGGCTTGCGCCGCGCGAACACACCGCGTTTGTGTGGCTGCCGTATGACGAGGCGGCGTCGCGCTGCTTCTCGTCGTCGAATGCGGACGCAATCCTGCAATTGCCCGCGCGGCTCGAGCGCCGGGCGAAGGAGCGTGGCCGGTGA
- the clsB gene encoding cardiolipin synthase ClsB, translating into MSVGTARRFARLRQSLLGRRYWQRYRFTAGNQVRLLRSGAEFFPALIERIDGAQSDVVLETYIFCYDNAGQSVSAALMRAASRGVKVRVITDGVGTARLEMFNEWPKAGIDHRIYNPHIFGRFGFSRTHRKLAVIDDKFAFCGGINIVDDYENNGEKLPYRRWDFALELQGPVISDVRQAFELQWRRIKLGHRPIESLGPDLAPQTAASLGSLRRRRRRRNEQLWAGGQPCVAFVARDNLINRRAIEKAYLTAIGQARSEVLLANPYFMPGRRLRRALVYAARRGVVVKLIIGRKEFKALDYAVPFLYRSLLKAGVQIAEYEKTLLHGKVAVVDSNWATVGSSNLDALSLMLNNEANVVLVNDPVIDALRDAILVAFKDARRIDEARYDARPASVRALNWLAYSTYRMVMKVLTVGGYD; encoded by the coding sequence GTGAGCGTCGGCACCGCGCGCCGTTTCGCCCGCCTGCGGCAATCGCTGCTCGGCCGCCGCTACTGGCAACGTTATCGCTTCACGGCTGGCAACCAGGTCAGGTTGCTGCGTTCCGGCGCCGAGTTTTTTCCCGCGCTGATCGAGCGCATCGACGGGGCCCAGAGCGACGTCGTTCTCGAAACCTATATTTTTTGCTACGACAACGCGGGTCAGTCGGTCAGCGCAGCGCTGATGCGCGCCGCTTCGCGCGGCGTGAAAGTGCGGGTGATCACGGACGGCGTCGGCACTGCCCGTCTTGAGATGTTCAACGAATGGCCGAAGGCGGGCATCGATCACCGCATCTACAACCCACACATTTTTGGCCGCTTCGGTTTCTCCCGTACCCACCGCAAGCTGGCGGTGATCGACGACAAGTTCGCGTTCTGCGGCGGCATCAATATCGTCGATGACTATGAGAACAACGGCGAGAAGCTGCCGTACCGCCGCTGGGACTTCGCACTCGAACTGCAGGGACCGGTCATCAGCGACGTACGTCAGGCGTTCGAACTGCAATGGCGGCGGATCAAGCTCGGGCATCGGCCAATCGAATCACTCGGGCCGGATCTGGCGCCGCAGACTGCCGCGTCGCTCGGCAGTCTGCGGCGGCGCCGGCGGCGTCGTAACGAGCAGCTGTGGGCCGGCGGACAGCCGTGTGTGGCGTTCGTCGCGCGCGATAACCTGATCAACCGCCGCGCGATCGAAAAAGCGTATCTCACGGCAATCGGCCAGGCGCGCAGCGAGGTCCTGCTCGCCAACCCGTATTTCATGCCGGGGCGCAGGCTGCGGCGCGCGCTGGTGTATGCGGCGCGCCGCGGCGTCGTCGTGAAGCTCATCATCGGACGCAAGGAATTCAAGGCGCTGGATTATGCGGTGCCGTTCCTGTATCGCTCGCTGCTGAAGGCCGGCGTGCAGATCGCGGAGTACGAAAAGACGCTGCTGCACGGCAAGGTGGCGGTGGTGGACTCGAATTGGGCGACGGTCGGCTCGTCGAATCTGGACGCGCTGAGCCTGATGCTGAACAACGAGGCCAATGTCGTGCTGGTGAACGATCCCGTGATCGACGCGCTGCGCGACGCAATTCTCGTCGCGTTCAAGGACGCGCGGCGCATCGACGAGGCGCGTTACGACGCGCGCCCGGCCAGTGTGCGCGCGCTCAACTGGCTGGCGTATTCGACCTACCGGATGGTCATGAAAGTACTGACGGTGGGCGGCTACGACTAG
- a CDS encoding TetR/AcrR family transcriptional regulator, translating to MRKGEQTRAAILEAALDLASRDGLEGLTIGLLAERMQMSKSGVFAHFGSREDLQVEVVREYHRRFEDEVFFPSLREPRGLPRLRAMISRWIEKRIQEVTTGCIYISGAVEYDDRADNPVREQLVSSVTIWRAALTRAISQAMEEGHLRADADPQLMLFELYSFTLGLHHDARFLHLPDAVRLTWAALEKLIISYQSESR from the coding sequence ATGCGAAAAGGCGAACAAACACGAGCCGCAATTCTGGAAGCAGCACTCGATCTGGCAAGCCGCGACGGACTGGAAGGTCTGACGATCGGCCTGCTGGCCGAGCGCATGCAGATGAGTAAAAGCGGCGTGTTCGCGCATTTCGGGTCGCGCGAAGATTTGCAGGTTGAAGTCGTGCGCGAATATCACCGTCGTTTCGAAGACGAGGTGTTTTTCCCGAGTTTGCGAGAACCTCGTGGATTGCCGCGCTTGCGCGCGATGATTTCCCGCTGGATTGAGAAGCGCATTCAGGAAGTGACCACCGGGTGCATCTACATCAGCGGCGCCGTCGAATACGACGATCGCGCGGACAACCCGGTGCGCGAGCAACTGGTGTCGAGTGTGACGATCTGGCGGGCGGCGCTCACGCGCGCTATTTCGCAGGCCATGGAAGAAGGGCATCTGCGTGCCGACGCCGATCCGCAACTGATGCTGTTCGAACTGTATAGCTTCACGCTCGGTCTGCATCACGACGCGCGTTTCCTGCATCTGCCGGATGCGGTGCGCCTCACGTGGGCCGCGCTGGAAAAACTGATTATTTCGTATCAAAGCGAAAGCCGTTAG
- a CDS encoding acyl-CoA dehydrogenase C-terminal domain-containing protein, protein MGQYAAPLRDMQFVLHELLNVEAEIRQMPKHADLDTDTINAVLEEAGKFCSEVLFPLNHSGDQEGCTYVGDGVVTTPKGFKEAYQQYVEAGWPALGCDPEYGGQGLPAFVNNALYEMLNSANQAWTMYPGLSHGAYECLHAHGTPELQQRYLPKLVAGVWTGTMCLTEPHCGTDLGILRTRAEPNSDGSYSISGTKIFISSGEHDLAENIVHLVLARLPDAPKGTKGISLFIVPKFVPNEAGEPGERNGVKCGSIEHKMGIHGNATCVINLDNAKGWLVGEPNKGLNAMFVMMNAARLGVGMQSLGLTEVAYQNSLPYAKERLQMRSLTGPKAPEKAADPIIVHPDVRRMLLTQKAYAEGARAFSYWSALHIDKELSHAEESVRKEAADLVALLTPILKAFLSDNAFECTNHAMQIYGGHGFIAEWGMEQYVRDARINMIYEGTNAIQALDLLGRKILGDMGAKMKKFGKLVTEFVEAEGVKPEMQEFINPLADIGEKVQKLTMEIGMKAMQNPDEVGAAAVPYLRTVGHLVFSYFWARMARIALDKEASGDPFYKAKLATARFYFAKLLPETAMTIRQARAGSRSLMEVDEALF, encoded by the coding sequence ATGGGACAGTACGCCGCGCCGCTGCGCGACATGCAATTCGTGTTGCACGAACTGCTCAACGTCGAAGCTGAAATCCGGCAAATGCCAAAGCATGCGGATCTCGACACCGACACGATCAACGCGGTGCTCGAAGAGGCCGGCAAGTTCTGCTCCGAAGTGCTGTTCCCGCTCAACCATAGCGGCGACCAGGAAGGCTGCACGTACGTCGGCGACGGCGTCGTGACCACGCCGAAGGGCTTCAAGGAAGCCTATCAGCAATACGTCGAGGCCGGCTGGCCCGCATTGGGCTGCGATCCGGAATACGGCGGACAGGGCCTGCCCGCGTTCGTCAACAACGCGCTGTACGAGATGCTGAACTCGGCGAATCAGGCGTGGACCATGTACCCCGGCCTCTCGCATGGTGCTTACGAATGTCTGCACGCGCACGGCACCCCGGAGTTGCAGCAGCGCTATCTGCCGAAGCTGGTGGCGGGCGTGTGGACCGGCACCATGTGTCTGACCGAGCCGCATTGCGGCACCGACCTCGGCATCCTGCGCACCAGAGCCGAACCGAACAGCGACGGCTCATACTCCATCAGCGGTACGAAGATTTTCATCTCCAGCGGCGAACACGATCTCGCGGAGAATATCGTTCACCTGGTGCTCGCGCGTCTGCCAGATGCGCCCAAAGGCACCAAGGGCATTTCGCTCTTCATCGTGCCGAAGTTCGTTCCGAACGAGGCAGGCGAGCCGGGCGAGCGCAACGGGGTGAAGTGCGGCTCCATCGAGCACAAGATGGGCATTCACGGCAACGCCACCTGCGTGATCAATCTCGACAATGCGAAGGGCTGGCTCGTCGGCGAACCGAACAAGGGCTTGAATGCCATGTTCGTGATGATGAACGCCGCGCGCCTCGGCGTCGGCATGCAAAGTCTGGGCTTGACCGAAGTCGCTTATCAGAACTCGCTGCCTTACGCGAAAGAGCGTCTGCAAATGCGTTCGCTGACCGGCCCGAAAGCGCCGGAAAAGGCCGCTGACCCGATCATTGTGCACCCGGACGTGCGCCGCATGCTGCTCACGCAGAAGGCCTACGCCGAAGGCGCGCGCGCGTTCTCGTACTGGTCCGCGCTGCATATCGACAAGGAGTTGTCGCACGCGGAAGAATCGGTGCGCAAGGAAGCCGCCGACCTGGTCGCGCTGCTCACGCCGATCCTGAAAGCGTTCCTGTCGGACAACGCATTCGAATGCACTAACCATGCGATGCAGATCTACGGCGGTCACGGCTTTATCGCCGAGTGGGGCATGGAGCAGTATGTGCGCGACGCACGTATCAACATGATTTACGAAGGCACCAACGCCATTCAGGCGCTCGACCTGCTGGGCCGCAAGATTCTCGGCGACATGGGCGCGAAGATGAAGAAATTCGGTAAGCTGGTCACGGAATTCGTCGAGGCCGAAGGCGTGAAGCCGGAAATGCAGGAGTTCATCAACCCGCTCGCCGACATCGGCGAGAAGGTGCAGAAGCTGACGATGGAAATCGGCATGAAGGCGATGCAGAACCCGGACGAAGTCGGCGCCGCCGCCGTGCCGTATCTGCGCACCGTCGGCCACCTGGTGTTCTCGTACTTCTGGGCGCGCATGGCGCGCATCGCGCTGGACAAGGAAGCATCGGGCGACCCGTTCTACAAGGCAAAGCTCGCCACCGCGCGTTTCTACTTCGCCAAGCTGCTGCCGGAAACGGCCATGACGATCCGTCAGGCGCGCGCCGGCTCCAGGTCGCTGATGGAAGTCGACGAAGCGCTGTTCTGA
- a CDS encoding 3-hydroxyacyl-CoA dehydrogenase/enoyl-CoA hydratase family protein, with the protein MSNLIIRKVAVLGAGVMGAQIAAHLVNAKVPVLLFDLPAKEGVKNGIALKAIENLKKLSPAPFGVKDDAQYIQPANYDDDIGKLAECDLVIEAIAERMDWKHDLYGKVSPHIAPNAIFATNTSGLSITELSQGFPDELKARFCGVHFFNPPRYMHLVELIPTASTRPEILDQLETFLTSVVGKGVVRAKDTPNFIANRVGIFSILAVIAEAAKFGLRFDEVDDLTGSRLGRAKSATFRTADVVGLDTMAHVIKTMQDTLQDDPFFPVYETPAVLAELVKKGALGQKTGGGFYRKEGKAIKVLDPKTGEYVDGGAKADELVGRILKRPPAERLKLLRESQHPQAQFLWSIFRDVYHYIGVHLESIADNARDVDLAIRWGFGWNEGPFEGWQTAGWKQVAEWVQEDIAAGKALSNVPLPSWVLEGPVAEKGGVHTNEGSWSPASKTFVPRSSLSVYEKQVFRAPLVGETTTDPKTYGKTLFETDAVRAWVDDRAGESDVLIVSFKSKMNTIGPSVIDGLTQAIELAEKDYKGLVVWQPTSLKLGTPGGPFSAGANLEEAMPAFMMGGAKGIEPFVKKFQQGMLRVKYANVPVVSAVSGIALGGGCELVLHSAKRVAHIESYIGLVEVGVGLVPAGGGLKEAALRAAEAATQVGATSDLLKFVQKSFENAAMAKVSASALEARAMGYLKPSDTIVFNLFELLDVAKKEARALAAAGYRPPLRVTQVPVAGRSAISTIKASLVNMRDGRFISEHDYLIASRIAEAVCGGDVEAGSLVDEEWLLQLERRAFVDLLGTQKTQERIMGMLQTGKPVRN; encoded by the coding sequence GTGAGCAATCTGATCATTCGCAAGGTCGCCGTGCTCGGCGCCGGCGTGATGGGCGCGCAGATCGCCGCGCACCTGGTCAACGCCAAGGTGCCCGTGCTGCTGTTCGACCTGCCCGCCAAGGAAGGCGTGAAGAACGGAATCGCGCTGAAGGCGATCGAGAACCTGAAGAAGCTGTCGCCGGCGCCGTTCGGCGTCAAGGACGACGCGCAGTACATCCAGCCCGCCAATTACGACGACGACATCGGCAAGCTCGCCGAATGCGACCTCGTGATCGAAGCGATTGCCGAGCGGATGGACTGGAAGCACGATCTGTACGGGAAGGTTTCGCCGCACATCGCGCCGAACGCGATTTTCGCGACCAACACGTCGGGGCTGTCGATCACCGAACTGTCGCAAGGTTTCCCGGATGAACTGAAGGCACGCTTTTGCGGCGTCCACTTTTTCAATCCGCCGCGCTACATGCATCTGGTCGAATTGATCCCGACCGCGAGCACACGCCCGGAAATCCTCGATCAACTCGAAACGTTCCTGACGAGCGTGGTCGGCAAAGGTGTCGTGCGTGCGAAAGATACGCCGAACTTCATCGCCAACCGCGTCGGCATTTTCTCGATTCTCGCCGTCATTGCCGAAGCCGCGAAGTTTGGCCTGCGTTTCGACGAAGTGGACGATCTGACGGGCTCGCGTCTGGGCCGTGCGAAGTCGGCGACCTTCCGCACCGCGGACGTGGTCGGTCTCGACACCATGGCGCACGTCATCAAGACGATGCAGGACACACTGCAAGACGACCCGTTCTTCCCGGTCTACGAAACGCCGGCGGTGCTGGCAGAACTGGTCAAAAAGGGCGCGCTCGGCCAGAAGACCGGCGGCGGCTTCTACAGGAAAGAAGGCAAGGCAATCAAGGTGCTCGATCCGAAGACGGGCGAGTACGTGGACGGCGGCGCGAAAGCCGACGAACTGGTCGGCCGCATTCTGAAGCGTCCGCCGGCTGAGCGGCTGAAGCTGCTGCGTGAATCGCAGCATCCGCAGGCTCAGTTCCTGTGGTCGATTTTCCGCGACGTGTATCACTATATCGGCGTCCATCTGGAATCGATCGCCGATAACGCACGCGACGTCGATCTGGCCATCCGCTGGGGCTTCGGCTGGAACGAAGGTCCGTTCGAAGGCTGGCAAACGGCCGGCTGGAAGCAGGTCGCAGAATGGGTGCAGGAGGACATTGCGGCGGGCAAGGCGCTGTCGAACGTGCCGCTGCCGTCGTGGGTGCTCGAAGGTCCGGTCGCGGAGAAGGGCGGCGTCCACACGAACGAAGGCTCGTGGTCGCCCGCGTCAAAGACGTTCGTTCCGCGCTCGTCGCTGTCCGTTTATGAGAAGCAGGTATTCCGTGCGCCGCTCGTCGGCGAAACGACCACCGATCCGAAAACCTACGGCAAGACGCTGTTCGAAACCGACGCCGTGCGTGCATGGGTCGACGATCGGGCCGGCGAAAGCGATGTGCTGATCGTGTCGTTCAAGAGCAAGATGAACACGATCGGACCGTCGGTGATCGACGGTCTCACGCAGGCAATCGAACTCGCCGAGAAGGACTACAAGGGTCTGGTGGTGTGGCAACCCACGTCGCTGAAGCTCGGCACGCCCGGCGGCCCGTTCTCGGCCGGCGCGAACCTGGAAGAAGCCATGCCCGCGTTCATGATGGGCGGCGCGAAGGGTATCGAGCCGTTCGTGAAGAAGTTCCAGCAGGGCATGCTGCGTGTGAAGTACGCCAATGTGCCGGTGGTGTCGGCGGTGTCGGGCATCGCGCTCGGCGGCGGCTGCGAACTGGTGCTGCATAGCGCGAAGCGGGTCGCGCACATCGAGAGCTATATCGGTCTGGTCGAAGTGGGCGTCGGTCTGGTGCCCGCGGGCGGCGGCCTGAAGGAAGCAGCGTTGCGTGCGGCCGAAGCGGCGACGCAAGTCGGCGCAACCAGCGACCTGCTCAAGTTCGTGCAAAAGTCGTTCGAAAACGCCGCGATGGCAAAGGTCTCCGCCTCCGCGCTCGAGGCCCGCGCGATGGGCTACCTGAAGCCGTCGGACACAATTGTGTTCAACTTGTTCGAACTGCTCGACGTCGCGAAGAAGGAAGCGCGCGCGCTGGCCGCAGCGGGTTATCGTCCGCCGCTGCGTGTCACGCAGGTGCCGGTGGCCGGCCGCTCGGCCATCTCGACCATCAAGGCATCGCTCGTAAATATGCGCGACGGCCGTTTCATCAGCGAGCACGATTACCTGATCGCGAGCCGCATTGCAGAAGCCGTGTGCGGCGGCGACGTGGAAGCGGGCAGCCTCGTCGACGAGGAATGGCTGCTGCAACTGGAGCGCCGTGCGTTCGTTGACCTGCTCGGCACGCAAAAGACGCAGGAACGGATCATGGGCATGCTGCAAACCGGCAAGCCGGTGCGCAATTAA